One segment of Mycolicibacterium sp. YH-1 DNA contains the following:
- a CDS encoding RND family transporter, which produces MSTLIDDTPTDAMPPARHAARPWLPRFIRAFAIPIVLVWIAIVAILNTTVPQLEVVGKLRAVSMSPNDAPSLIAVKRVGQVFQEYDTSSSVMIVLEGDEPLGADAHAFYDEMVRDLRADTTHVQHVQDFWGDTLTAAGAQSIDGKAAYVQVYIAGDQGEALANESVESVREIAEGAETPAGVKAYVAGPSATTTDQNAVGDASMKTIEALTFGVITIMLLLIYRSVITTVITLGMVMVGLLSARGIVAFLGYHNVFGLTTFATNMVVTLAIAAATDYAIFLIGRYHEARRKGMDRESAYYDMFHGTAHVVLASGMTIAGATLCLHFTRLPYFQTMGIPLAAGMTIVVAAALTMGPAVISIVTRFGKILEPKRTKGARGWRRVGAATVRWPGAVLVMAIVLCLVGLLALPGYHTTYNDRIYLPADIPANVGQAAADRHFSEAKMNPELVMVEADHDLRNPADFLVIDKIAKAMARVNGIAQVTTITRPDGKPIKHASLAYSMSQSSTGQLMNNDYQQIVLENSLKQANEMQVTIDSMTKMQGITLELADVTRRMADKMKDTSITISEVRDHLADFDDFFRPMRNYFYWEPHCYDIPVCWAMRSIFDSLDGIGQMSDDFQAIVPDLERMAELTPQMAALMPAMIQTMKNQKQMMLNQYQAQKAQQDQNMATQDDATAMGQAFDAALNDDTFYLPPEAFGTADFQRGMKLFMSPDGHAVRFTVNHQGDPLSEEGTSHIEPLRTAAVDAIKGTPLEGSTVFVGGSAAMNKDMQLGADYDLLIAAVASLILIFLIMVVLTRAIGAAAVIVGTVVLSLGTSFGLSVLIWQHLIGIPLHWMVLPMTVIVLLAVGADYNLLLVSRMKEEVHAGLHTGIIRAMAGTGSVVTSAGLVFAFTMISMAVSDMIVIGQVGTTIGLGLLFDTFVVRSLMTPSLAALLGRWFWWPQRVRQRPVPRPWPRQDVAEPTVTTS; this is translated from the coding sequence ATGAGCACGTTAATCGACGACACTCCAACGGATGCCATGCCGCCTGCTCGGCACGCGGCTCGCCCGTGGCTGCCGCGGTTCATCCGTGCCTTTGCCATCCCGATCGTCCTGGTGTGGATCGCCATCGTCGCGATCCTCAACACCACCGTCCCGCAGCTCGAGGTGGTCGGCAAGCTCCGCGCGGTGTCGATGAGCCCCAACGACGCACCGTCGTTGATCGCGGTCAAGCGCGTCGGCCAGGTGTTCCAGGAGTACGACACCAGCAGCTCGGTGATGATCGTGCTCGAGGGCGACGAACCGCTTGGCGCGGACGCGCACGCGTTCTACGACGAGATGGTGCGCGATCTGCGCGCCGACACCACCCACGTGCAGCACGTCCAGGACTTCTGGGGTGACACCCTGACGGCGGCCGGTGCTCAGAGCATCGATGGCAAGGCCGCCTACGTGCAGGTGTACATCGCCGGCGATCAGGGCGAGGCCCTGGCCAACGAGTCGGTGGAGTCGGTTCGAGAGATCGCCGAGGGCGCCGAGACCCCCGCTGGTGTGAAGGCCTACGTGGCAGGCCCGTCGGCGACCACGACGGATCAGAACGCCGTCGGCGATGCCAGCATGAAGACGATCGAGGCGCTGACATTCGGCGTCATCACCATCATGCTGCTGTTGATCTACCGTTCGGTCATCACGACGGTGATCACGCTGGGCATGGTCATGGTCGGCCTGTTGTCAGCCCGCGGGATCGTCGCCTTCCTGGGGTATCACAACGTGTTCGGGCTCACCACCTTCGCGACGAATATGGTTGTGACCCTGGCGATCGCCGCGGCCACCGACTACGCGATCTTCCTGATAGGGCGCTACCACGAAGCGCGAAGAAAGGGCATGGACCGAGAGTCGGCCTACTACGACATGTTCCACGGCACGGCTCACGTCGTGCTGGCTTCGGGCATGACCATCGCCGGTGCGACGCTGTGCCTGCACTTCACGCGACTGCCGTACTTCCAGACCATGGGCATTCCGTTGGCAGCCGGCATGACGATCGTGGTCGCCGCGGCACTGACGATGGGACCCGCGGTCATCTCGATCGTCACCCGGTTCGGCAAGATTCTCGAACCCAAGCGCACTAAGGGCGCCCGCGGCTGGCGCCGCGTCGGTGCGGCCACCGTGCGGTGGCCCGGCGCCGTCCTGGTGATGGCAATCGTGTTGTGCCTCGTCGGCCTGCTTGCGCTGCCCGGCTACCACACCACCTACAACGACCGCATCTACCTCCCCGCCGACATCCCCGCGAACGTCGGTCAGGCGGCCGCCGATCGGCACTTCTCCGAGGCCAAGATGAACCCCGAGCTGGTGATGGTGGAGGCCGACCACGACCTCCGCAATCCCGCCGATTTCCTCGTGATCGACAAGATCGCCAAGGCGATGGCCCGGGTGAACGGTATCGCGCAGGTGACAACGATCACTCGGCCCGACGGCAAACCGATCAAACACGCGTCGCTGGCCTACTCGATGAGTCAGAGCAGCACTGGCCAACTCATGAACAACGACTACCAGCAGATCGTGCTTGAGAACTCACTCAAGCAGGCCAACGAGATGCAGGTGACCATCGACTCGATGACGAAGATGCAGGGCATCACGCTGGAGTTGGCCGACGTCACACGCCGGATGGCCGACAAGATGAAGGACACGTCGATCACCATCAGTGAGGTGCGTGACCACCTCGCCGACTTTGACGACTTCTTCCGGCCGATGCGCAACTACTTCTACTGGGAGCCGCACTGCTACGACATCCCGGTGTGCTGGGCGATGCGGTCGATCTTCGACAGCCTCGATGGCATCGGTCAGATGTCCGACGACTTCCAGGCCATAGTGCCGGATCTCGAGCGCATGGCCGAGCTGACACCGCAGATGGCGGCGCTGATGCCGGCGATGATCCAGACGATGAAGAACCAGAAGCAAATGATGCTCAACCAGTATCAGGCGCAGAAGGCTCAGCAGGATCAGAACATGGCGACGCAGGATGACGCGACCGCGATGGGCCAGGCATTCGACGCAGCGCTCAACGACGACACGTTCTACCTTCCACCGGAGGCCTTCGGTACGGCCGATTTCCAACGCGGTATGAAGCTCTTCATGTCACCCGACGGTCATGCGGTGCGGTTCACGGTGAATCACCAGGGTGACCCGCTCAGCGAGGAGGGCACGTCGCACATCGAACCGCTGCGCACCGCCGCTGTGGACGCCATCAAGGGCACGCCGCTGGAAGGATCGACGGTCTTCGTCGGCGGCAGCGCCGCCATGAACAAGGACATGCAGCTGGGCGCAGACTACGACCTGCTGATCGCCGCAGTGGCCTCGCTGATCCTGATCTTCCTCATCATGGTGGTGCTGACGCGCGCCATCGGCGCCGCGGCGGTCATCGTGGGCACTGTGGTGCTGAGTCTTGGTACGTCGTTCGGCCTTTCGGTCCTGATATGGCAACACCTCATCGGCATCCCGCTGCACTGGATGGTGCTACCGATGACGGTGATCGTGCTGCTCGCCGTCGGCGCGGACTACAACCTGCTGCTGGTGTCCCGGATGAAGGAGGAGGTCCACGCCGGACTGCACACCGGCATCATCCGAGCGATGGCAGGCACGGGCTCCGTGGTCACCTCGGCAGGTCTGGTCTTCGCCTTCACCATGATCTCCATGGCGGTCAGCGACATGATCGTCATCGGTCAGGTCGGTACGACGATCGGACTGGGCCTGCTGTTCGACACGTTCGTCGTGCGGTCGCTCATGACACCATCCCTGGCGGCCCTGCTTGGTCGCTGGTTCTGGTGGCCACAACGTGTACGTCAGCGTCCGGTTCCGCGACCCTGGCCGCGCCAGGACGTGGCGGAGCCGACGGTCACGACGTCGTGA
- a CDS encoding MmpS family transport accessory protein: MLKRVWLPILMVVAVTIGVFTVANLRSVFGSDGAVVTPIGTDTAENFNPKIVKYEVFGTGATAVINYTDLDGLPQKTGEVPLPWSLTLETTIPSVMPNLLAQSDGQSISCRVTVDDEVKDERTAQGVNAATYCLVKAA, from the coding sequence ATGCTCAAACGCGTCTGGTTGCCCATTCTCATGGTGGTGGCCGTCACAATCGGTGTCTTCACGGTGGCCAATCTGCGGTCGGTGTTCGGCTCGGACGGGGCAGTGGTGACGCCGATCGGAACCGACACCGCAGAGAACTTCAACCCGAAGATCGTCAAGTACGAGGTCTTTGGCACCGGGGCCACCGCCGTCATCAACTACACCGACCTCGACGGTTTGCCGCAGAAGACAGGCGAGGTACCGCTGCCGTGGTCACTGACCCTGGAGACGACGATTCCGTCCGTCATGCCGAACCTGCTCGCCCAGAGCGACGGTCAATCAATCAGCTGCCGAGTCACAGTCGATGACGAGGTCAAGGACGAAAGGACGGCGCAGGGCGTGAATGCCGCGACGTACTGCTTGGTGAAAGCGGCATGA
- a CDS encoding TetR/AcrR family transcriptional regulator: MIDKPGRGLRKDAERNRQRVLDAARELFAERGMEATLNDVAQHAKVGVGTVYRRFATKEELVDAIFEDGIEQMVAIAESALQQKNSWDGFVWYVEQLCELTATDRGLREMVYSTAYGGYRCECARDRLTPPITKLVERARDDGHLRPDIEPSDMPIIGLLAGTVSEWAGHVEPELWRRYVALLLEGMRHREGQDGLGTNALKSEQMDEAMRGWRPSG; encoded by the coding sequence GTGATTGACAAACCGGGTCGAGGGCTGCGCAAAGACGCCGAACGCAATCGGCAACGCGTGCTCGACGCCGCGCGCGAACTGTTCGCGGAAAGGGGCATGGAGGCCACACTCAACGACGTCGCGCAGCATGCGAAGGTCGGCGTTGGCACGGTCTACCGACGATTCGCCACCAAGGAGGAACTCGTCGATGCGATATTCGAAGACGGTATCGAGCAGATGGTGGCGATCGCGGAATCGGCTCTGCAACAGAAGAATTCGTGGGATGGCTTCGTCTGGTACGTCGAGCAGCTGTGCGAACTGACCGCCACTGACCGTGGCCTGCGCGAGATGGTTTATAGCACGGCCTACGGCGGGTACCGCTGCGAATGCGCGCGCGATCGACTGACTCCCCCGATCACCAAGCTCGTCGAGCGGGCGCGGGACGACGGCCACCTACGGCCTGACATCGAGCCCTCCGACATGCCGATCATCGGCTTGTTGGCGGGAACGGTGAGTGAATGGGCCGGCCACGTCGAGCCCGAACTATGGCGCCGATACGTCGCGCTGCTACTCGAGGGCATGCGTCACCGCGAGGGCCAGGACGGCCTCGGCACCAACGCGCTCAAATCCGAGCAGATGGACGAGGCGATGCGCGGCTGGCGCCCCTCCGGATGA
- a CDS encoding cytochrome P450 — translation MTKHAGNDFETVDYFFDPALVPDPYPYYDYLRSDCPVRPASPHGVVAITGHAEALAAYKDPAFSSCVAVAGPFPPLPFTPEGDDIGALIEEHRATIPMAEHVVTMDFDLHARTRGLLSRLITPKRLSENEEFMWRLADEQLDTFIAKGSCEFMEEYAKPFAMLVIADLLGVPIADHAEFRAVLGNEVIGEVGGGDTVAHNPLVWLDDKFREYITDRRAEPRQDVLTELSAATYPDGTVPEVEAVVKLATFLFAAGMETTTKLLSTGMRVIAERPDIAQALRDDRALIPAFLEEALRMESPVKSHFRLARTTTNVGGVEIPAGTIIMLLPGASNRDPRKFDNPHEFHHDRRNVREHVAFGRGAHSCPGAPLARSEARISMNRVLDRMANIRIAEASHGPAADRHYEYEPTFIMRGLTSLHVEFDPV, via the coding sequence ATGACCAAGCACGCCGGCAATGACTTCGAGACCGTCGACTACTTCTTCGACCCCGCACTCGTGCCCGATCCCTATCCGTACTACGACTATCTGCGCTCGGACTGTCCGGTCCGGCCGGCGAGCCCGCACGGCGTGGTCGCCATCACCGGGCACGCCGAGGCGCTCGCGGCCTACAAGGACCCTGCCTTCTCGTCCTGTGTGGCCGTGGCCGGACCATTCCCGCCGCTGCCCTTCACTCCGGAGGGCGACGATATCGGGGCCCTCATCGAGGAGCACCGCGCCACCATCCCGATGGCCGAGCACGTCGTGACCATGGACTTCGATCTCCACGCCAGGACGCGTGGTCTGCTGAGCAGGCTCATCACGCCCAAGCGGCTCAGCGAGAACGAGGAGTTCATGTGGCGCTTGGCCGATGAGCAACTCGACACGTTCATAGCCAAGGGTTCGTGCGAGTTCATGGAGGAGTACGCCAAGCCGTTCGCGATGCTGGTCATCGCCGACCTGCTGGGGGTGCCGATTGCGGACCACGCCGAGTTCCGCGCGGTACTGGGCAACGAGGTCATCGGCGAGGTCGGTGGCGGCGACACCGTCGCGCACAACCCACTGGTGTGGCTGGACGACAAGTTCAGGGAGTACATCACCGATCGGCGCGCAGAACCGCGCCAGGATGTCCTGACCGAACTGTCCGCGGCGACCTACCCCGACGGCACGGTGCCCGAGGTGGAGGCGGTGGTCAAGCTGGCGACCTTCCTGTTCGCCGCGGGTATGGAGACCACGACGAAGCTTCTCAGCACCGGCATGCGGGTGATCGCCGAACGCCCCGACATCGCACAGGCGCTACGCGATGACCGGGCGTTGATCCCGGCGTTCCTCGAAGAGGCATTGCGCATGGAGAGTCCGGTCAAGAGCCACTTCCGGCTGGCTCGCACGACGACGAACGTGGGCGGTGTCGAGATCCCGGCAGGCACGATCATCATGCTGCTGCCCGGGGCGAGCAACCGCGATCCACGCAAGTTCGACAACCCGCACGAGTTCCATCACGACCGCAGGAATGTGCGCGAACACGTTGCGTTCGGCCGCGGTGCGCACTCGTGTCCGGGTGCGCCACTGGCACGTTCGGAGGCCAGGATCTCGATGAACCGGGTGTTGGACCGGATGGCCAACATCAGGATCGCCGAGGCCTCGCACGGGCCCGCCGCCGACCGCCACTACGAATACGAGCCGACGTTCATCATGCGTGGGCTGACCTCACTGCACGTGGAGTTCGACCCGGTGTGA
- a CDS encoding cytochrome P450, with product MEQLFDDLEDFGAFDAAVSGDVRDPYPELARLRREEPVQRIDMSAMPGEAGKPVFIVYRYEDAQQMLRDNLTYSSSGVIAAFGPVLGERVMLGMDEPVHGRLRGLVSKAFSQKSLARWQDDLVGRVGNELIDGFAANGRADLVKEFTFDYPSRIIAGLLGLPEEDYPQFQRWSISLLSWIMNPERGLAAAAALCEYFAPILEARRADPKDDLISLLAEAEIDGERLTDEEIFSFLRLLLPAGVETTYRSLGNLLFGLLSDPAQLDAIRADRALLPQAIEEAVRWNPPLLTITRTTTCDTELGGVSIPEGCSVLPMLGSTNRQEDRWDDPDEFNIFRTAKGNLGWGHGVHVCLGMHLARLEMRTAINLLLDRLPNLRLDPDGDDPHIRGQVFRSPTSLPVLFDPVMSR from the coding sequence ATGGAACAGCTTTTCGACGATCTCGAGGACTTCGGGGCGTTCGACGCCGCCGTGTCGGGTGACGTGCGGGACCCGTACCCGGAACTGGCCAGACTTCGACGAGAGGAGCCGGTCCAGCGGATCGACATGTCCGCGATGCCCGGCGAGGCGGGCAAACCCGTCTTCATTGTGTACCGCTACGAGGACGCCCAGCAGATGTTGCGCGACAACCTGACCTACTCCTCCTCGGGTGTCATCGCGGCGTTCGGGCCGGTGCTCGGGGAGCGGGTGATGCTCGGCATGGACGAGCCCGTGCACGGCAGGCTGCGTGGCCTGGTGTCGAAGGCGTTCTCGCAGAAGTCGCTGGCGCGCTGGCAGGACGACCTGGTCGGCCGTGTGGGCAACGAGTTGATCGACGGGTTCGCGGCGAACGGCCGGGCCGACCTCGTCAAGGAGTTCACCTTCGACTACCCGAGCCGTATCATCGCGGGCCTGTTGGGATTGCCGGAGGAGGACTACCCGCAGTTCCAGCGCTGGTCGATATCGCTGCTGAGCTGGATCATGAACCCAGAGCGCGGCCTTGCGGCGGCGGCAGCCCTGTGTGAGTACTTCGCGCCGATCCTCGAGGCACGCCGCGCTGATCCGAAGGACGACCTGATCAGTCTGCTGGCCGAGGCGGAGATCGACGGTGAGAGACTCACCGATGAGGAGATCTTCTCGTTTCTGCGGTTGCTGCTGCCCGCGGGGGTTGAGACGACCTACAGGTCGTTGGGGAACCTGCTCTTCGGGTTGCTCTCGGACCCGGCGCAGCTCGATGCGATCCGCGCCGACCGCGCACTGCTACCGCAGGCAATCGAGGAGGCGGTGCGGTGGAATCCGCCCCTGCTGACCATCACCCGCACCACCACCTGCGACACCGAGCTCGGTGGGGTGTCCATCCCCGAGGGGTGCTCGGTGCTTCCGATGCTCGGTTCGACGAATCGGCAAGAGGATCGATGGGACGATCCGGATGAGTTCAACATCTTTCGCACGGCGAAGGGGAATCTGGGTTGGGGACACGGCGTCCACGTGTGCCTGGGCATGCACCTCGCGCGTCTCGAGATGCGCACTGCCATCAATCTTCTCCTGGACCGGCTGCCGAACCTGCGGTTGGATCCCGACGGGGATGACCCCCACATTCGAGGTCAGGTGTTCCGCTCCCCGACGTCACTGCCGGTGTTGTTCGACCCGGTGATGTCACGATGA
- a CDS encoding aldehyde dehydrogenase family protein: MPETPTHERRMLIDGKLVDGEAGAFANINPATEDVLGEVSDGSKVDMHRAIDAARRSFDDTDWSTNHGFRKRCLEQLHDAIEGEIEELREELIREVGCPRAVTHGPQLDAPLTDGLRYPARLIETFPWETDLGDTVVSVTGVNTTRKVWHEPVGVVGAITPWNFPFEVTINKLGQALATGNTVILKPAPDTPFNATRLGRLITEQTDIPAGVVNVVTASDHLVGEELTVSPKVDMISFTGSTVVGKRIMEKGAATMKRLFLELGGKSATIVLEDADFNTACLIGIGPLLHAGQGCAAPTRMLLPRSRYDEGVALLQAIYENIAAGDPQDPATLCGPVISARQQSRILGYIRKGIDEGATMLVGSAEPPGQFDRGFWVSPTLFTDVDNHMTIAQEEIFGPVLAVIPYEDEDDAIRIANDSPYGLAGNVMSSSLDRSLAVARRLRAGFIGLNGTAGYGADTPFGGYKDSGVGRQNGLAGFSQYTEVKSVAYPAQ; the protein is encoded by the coding sequence ATGCCTGAGACTCCCACGCATGAGCGGCGGATGCTGATCGACGGAAAACTCGTCGACGGTGAGGCCGGGGCGTTCGCGAACATCAACCCAGCCACCGAGGACGTGCTCGGCGAGGTGTCCGACGGCTCGAAGGTCGATATGCACAGGGCCATCGACGCCGCGCGGCGGTCATTCGACGATACGGACTGGTCGACCAACCACGGATTTCGGAAACGCTGCCTTGAACAGCTGCACGACGCCATCGAGGGTGAGATCGAGGAGTTGCGAGAGGAACTCATCCGTGAGGTGGGCTGCCCGCGTGCCGTCACGCACGGACCACAACTGGATGCGCCCCTTACTGACGGTCTGAGATATCCGGCTCGGCTGATCGAGACCTTTCCATGGGAAACCGATCTCGGTGACACCGTGGTGTCCGTCACGGGGGTCAACACCACCCGAAAGGTGTGGCACGAGCCGGTGGGCGTGGTCGGCGCCATCACACCGTGGAACTTCCCATTCGAGGTCACGATCAACAAGCTCGGGCAAGCCCTGGCCACCGGCAACACCGTGATCCTCAAGCCCGCGCCCGACACCCCCTTCAACGCGACGCGACTCGGTCGGCTCATCACCGAGCAGACCGATATCCCCGCTGGCGTCGTCAATGTCGTGACCGCGTCGGACCATCTCGTCGGCGAGGAGCTGACGGTCTCGCCCAAGGTCGACATGATCTCCTTCACCGGCTCGACGGTGGTCGGCAAGCGGATCATGGAGAAGGGTGCCGCCACCATGAAGCGGCTCTTCCTGGAATTGGGCGGCAAGTCGGCGACGATCGTGCTCGAGGATGCCGACTTCAACACGGCGTGCCTGATCGGCATCGGACCGTTGTTACACGCCGGGCAGGGCTGTGCGGCACCGACCCGAATGCTGTTGCCGCGCTCGCGCTACGACGAGGGTGTCGCACTTCTGCAGGCCATCTACGAGAACATCGCCGCCGGCGATCCGCAGGATCCCGCCACCCTCTGCGGTCCGGTGATCTCAGCAAGGCAACAGTCGCGGATCCTCGGCTACATCCGCAAGGGGATCGATGAGGGGGCGACCATGCTGGTCGGAAGCGCCGAGCCGCCCGGGCAATTCGACCGGGGATTCTGGGTCAGCCCAACACTGTTCACCGATGTCGACAACCATATGACGATCGCGCAGGAGGAGATCTTCGGCCCCGTTCTGGCCGTCATCCCCTACGAGGACGAGGACGACGCGATTCGAATCGCCAACGACAGCCCATACGGGCTGGCTGGCAATGTCATGTCGAGCTCGTTGGACCGATCGCTGGCCGTGGCCCGCCGCCTACGTGCCGGCTTCATCGGGCTCAATGGCACAGCTGGGTACGGCGCAGACACACCGTTCGGCGGCTACAAGGACAGCGGCGTCGGCCGCCAGAACGGACTCGCGGGCTTCAGCCAGTACACCGAGGTCAAGTCCGTGGCCTACCCAGCCCAATGA
- a CDS encoding SDR family oxidoreductase, producing the protein MSEARSVVITGASRGLGFASAKHLYGQGWRVVAAMRSPERGLALLREATGAAADDDRLIAVPLDLADTGSIDAAAKAVEAAVGAPDAVVHNAGISAAGVVEESPLELWESMFATHVLGPVRLTQALLPGMRAAGRGRIVMVSSAGGVRGMPSIAAYSASKGAVERWAESLAGEIAPFGLGVTVLVTGTFDTDIITDAGTTDLRDFDGPYAPLHNRIDKRGRLAMRIAKSPDKFARALRGALEDTAPYTRHPVGSDARMLLLASRFLSQGGMYQMSRLAMGLPRQGAIRDGTASLTLGQRAMIRAATTLPAPVMQRIAVVVMKFGPRPKPSRPTEQGSGTDA; encoded by the coding sequence TTGAGTGAAGCGCGAAGTGTCGTCATCACGGGTGCGTCGCGGGGCCTCGGCTTCGCGTCGGCGAAGCATCTATACGGCCAGGGCTGGCGAGTGGTCGCAGCCATGCGGTCACCCGAGCGGGGCCTTGCGCTGCTGCGTGAGGCGACAGGAGCCGCCGCCGACGACGACCGGCTGATCGCCGTGCCGCTCGATCTCGCTGACACGGGGTCTATCGATGCCGCCGCCAAGGCCGTCGAAGCGGCCGTGGGTGCTCCGGACGCCGTGGTCCACAACGCGGGCATCTCGGCGGCAGGTGTGGTTGAGGAGTCGCCACTGGAACTGTGGGAGAGCATGTTTGCGACCCACGTGTTGGGTCCGGTGCGTCTCACACAAGCGCTGCTGCCGGGAATGCGGGCGGCGGGTAGGGGTCGCATCGTCATGGTGTCCAGCGCGGGTGGGGTGCGGGGTATGCCCTCGATCGCGGCGTACTCGGCGTCCAAGGGTGCAGTCGAGCGGTGGGCCGAATCGTTGGCGGGGGAGATCGCCCCGTTCGGGCTCGGTGTCACTGTCCTGGTGACCGGCACCTTCGACACCGACATCATCACCGACGCTGGCACGACCGACCTGCGTGACTTCGACGGCCCGTACGCACCGCTGCACAACAGGATCGACAAGCGCGGACGGTTGGCCATGCGGATCGCGAAGTCGCCGGACAAGTTCGCGCGTGCGCTGCGCGGGGCACTCGAGGACACGGCGCCCTACACCAGGCATCCGGTCGGATCTGACGCCCGAATGCTGCTGCTGGCCAGCAGGTTCCTGTCCCAGGGCGGGATGTACCAGATGAGCCGGCTCGCCATGGGTCTGCCCAGGCAGGGTGCGATACGCGACGGCACTGCGTCGTTGACGCTCGGCCAACGCGCGATGATCCGCGCTGCAACCACGCTGCCCGCACCGGTGATGCAACGAATCGCGGTGGTGGTCATGAAATTCGGTCCGAGGCCCAAACCGAGTCGACCGACAGAACAGGGGAGCGGAACAGATGCCTGA
- a CDS encoding spirocyclase AveC family protein, protein MTTEESAPLLEDKSSPARPGANEIRWGRWISASAVVTFVVLFVVVSRTALDPRVANPNTEGRPRPVEYLFGVDNWMLWVQLGTALLLVQLIAIFVIGWRRNPGSPIMLMFLCTTLIVWQDPIMNWAPFAVYNPDLLHWPESWPLIMMSPTVEPFIVFGYVTFYFGPYFVAVWVLRKLQAKRDPEAFVWRHPLISLGLLILVIGFVFDAALEIGSIRTGMYIYSQVIPFGSIFVGTPFQFPLIWESFAVTFVMVPAGILVYRDDTGKSVAEKLAAKARLFPSKPVLGTFLVMFAIINVAYFAYGAWFAAIKASGLATSVACPWPYPEAKVYDPQGYYEKEGAVGPFSVGKWATWQSGVPSGRPDVEAPPAGEGRCAPENANG, encoded by the coding sequence ATGACAACCGAGGAATCGGCACCGCTGCTTGAGGACAAATCGTCCCCGGCACGTCCTGGTGCGAACGAGATCCGTTGGGGTCGTTGGATCAGCGCCTCGGCGGTTGTCACGTTCGTCGTCCTTTTCGTCGTCGTCTCGCGTACCGCGCTGGACCCCCGGGTGGCAAATCCGAACACCGAGGGCAGACCCCGGCCGGTCGAGTACCTCTTCGGGGTCGACAACTGGATGTTGTGGGTCCAACTGGGCACCGCGCTGCTGCTGGTGCAGTTGATTGCCATCTTCGTCATCGGCTGGAGACGCAACCCGGGCAGTCCGATCATGCTCATGTTCCTCTGCACGACGTTGATCGTGTGGCAGGACCCGATCATGAACTGGGCGCCGTTCGCGGTCTACAACCCCGATCTGTTGCACTGGCCGGAATCGTGGCCCCTGATCATGATGTCGCCGACGGTCGAACCGTTCATCGTGTTCGGCTACGTGACGTTCTACTTCGGCCCGTACTTCGTCGCGGTATGGGTGCTGCGCAAACTCCAGGCGAAGCGGGATCCGGAGGCCTTCGTCTGGCGCCACCCGCTGATCAGCCTGGGGCTGCTGATCCTGGTGATCGGGTTCGTCTTCGACGCGGCCCTCGAGATCGGCTCGATACGGACAGGAATGTACATCTACTCGCAGGTGATCCCGTTCGGCTCGATCTTTGTCGGCACCCCGTTCCAGTTCCCGCTGATCTGGGAGTCCTTCGCCGTCACGTTCGTCATGGTGCCTGCCGGCATCCTCGTGTACCGCGACGACACCGGAAAGTCGGTGGCGGAGAAGCTCGCCGCCAAGGCGAGGCTGTTCCCGAGCAAACCCGTGCTCGGCACCTTCCTGGTGATGTTCGCGATCATCAACGTCGCGTACTTCGCCTACGGCGCCTGGTTCGCGGCGATCAAGGCCAGCGGTCTGGCCACCTCGGTTGCATGTCCGTGGCCATATCCAGAGGCCAAAGTCTATGACCCGCAGGGATATTACGAGAAGGAGGGCGCGGTGGGTCCGTTCTCCGTCGGGAAGTGGGCCACGTGGCAGAGCGGGGTGCCGAGCGGACGGCCCGACGTCGAGGCCCCGCCAGCTGGCGAGGGTCGTTGTGCGCCTGAGAACGCGAATGGGTGA